The window AGACTCTGCCTCAAGTTGATAAATTCCCTGGGGCAGAATAATGCCTGATTCCGCATCTCTGCTGTCAAGCCATATCATCGGTTCCATAAGAACTATTTTTTTGGTGCTGTAGTCAATGCTTTGCACTTTCTGCTCAAGATCTTCAATGGGGCTCAGTCTGGTGACGCCACATCCCCCCAATGTCAGCAGAGGGATGAGTATGGCCACAAGGCCCCAGATTTTTTTGAGCATGGTGTCTCCGCGATGAAAACGAGGATTCCGGTAAGAGAGGACACCTAAAGTATACCGATGGCAGAGCAACTGTACAACCTGCCATCGGCATGAGAGCATGAAGTTGAGTTCAACCGGCACTATTTTTCTTTCTGCGACCTGCAATGCCAGCGATTGCAAGGCCTGTGGAGAATAGCAGGCAAGTGGCAGGTTCCGGAACCGGGTTTAAAACCTGAAGGGCGCTCTTTGCGATAAGTTCATGTCCGGTTGCGGATGGGTGGAAGCCATCTATCCAGAAGAGTCCTGATCTCTGCTCTTCCGGTATAGCTGCGAAAATAGAAAATGCATCAAGGAAATAGAGTGTTGTGTCAGAATGAATGTTTACAAATTCCTGCAATTTCGTCTCGAGTTCGCTATTGAACCATAGAGTCCATGCTGTCGCATTGGCTGCTGTATCGGTACCTTGACTCATAAATGCTGGTGTTGCACCAATGTCGGGTAGATTCGGGACCAGGATTTCCCGGGCCCCTAATGTGTACAGCTTTTCTAGTGCACTGTAGATATTTACAGGGCCGTCATAACGGGGTCCAATGAGCAGGTCGTTGGCACCGGCCCAGAGTGTAACGAGGGTGTCAGTCGGGGCAACTCCGGAAAAGGTCCAGGCATCGATCTGTGCCTGCAGGCCGGAGTTTGGGATTCCAACATAATTGTCATAAGCGGTGGTACCTCCTCCCACTGAATAATTGATGAGAGTTGCGGCATCAGAATGTGCCATTGTTTCAACCCAAACGAGTCCGTCGGTGAAACGTCCGGCGTTGCCGGTATCGGAGAGACTGTCACCGAATGAAAAGATTGTGGAGTAGGCATGTGAAGTTGTCGCTGTTGCGGCCGAGAGAATAAGAAAAACACCGAAAATAACGGACGGTACTGACGAATGTTTTCTTTTCATTGAGTCACCCTTGGGAAAAATGATGGTTAACGGTGAATGCAGATGTGAAAATAAAACCTATCAAACAAAAGGTGCATTGCGCAAGCGATATTATCAGTAGTTTTGAATTAAAAAAGCCATGATTTCAGCGGAGTCTTTTATAATCAATGCTGGGTGAGCGGAACCTGTCGATTGGCTTGAGGTGGAAAAGAAGGCTGGGTGTGCCAGCCTTCCTGAACAGAACCCCTGGGGGCGGTTGGAGGATTGTTTTCGCTTGATTTGTGCTGGACTGACGGTATTGTGTGGTACATAGCAGAATTTTCGTTATCCCAGCGAGCATGAGTTACTGATTCTGCAGATGTTAAACATCATATCCAGTCTCAATTTCAGGTGAAGCAATGCTTGAGAAGATGGCAACTGCTTCCGCTTTGAAACGG of the Desulfosediminicola ganghwensis genome contains:
- a CDS encoding SGNH/GDSL hydrolase family protein, translated to MKRKHSSVPSVIFGVFLILSAATATTSHAYSTIFSFGDSLSDTGNAGRFTDGLVWVETMAHSDAATLINYSVGGGTTAYDNYVGIPNSGLQAQIDAWTFSGVAPTDTLVTLWAGANDLLIGPRYDGPVNIYSALEKLYTLGAREILVPNLPDIGATPAFMSQGTDTAANATAWTLWFNSELETKLQEFVNIHSDTTLYFLDAFSIFAAIPEEQRSGLFWIDGFHPSATGHELIAKSALQVLNPVPEPATCLLFSTGLAIAGIAGRRKKNSAG